The Parambassis ranga chromosome 19, fParRan2.1, whole genome shotgun sequence genome contains a region encoding:
- the LOC114452424 gene encoding G-protein coupled receptor 26-like, which produces MDTAEVILSVLVVVIIIVSLLSNVLVLICFLYNPEIRKQVPGLFNLNLTFCNLLLTVSNMPLTLVGLVSKAQPGGDGFCQIVGFLETFLSTNSMLSMAALSIDRWIAVVFPLRYHSKMRHKDAAFVLGYTWAHSMSFSTVATCLSWVGYHRLYASCTLSNSRASSRTQFVIFTVFFHSFTFLLSFIVLCVTYLKVLKVARFHCKRIDVITMQTLVLLVDIHPSVRQRCLEEQKRRRQRATRKISTFIGTFMLCFAPYVITRIVELFPAVPINSHWGIVSKCLAYSKAACDPFVYSLLRHQYKKTCADIINRLLKRSSLNASGRGVENQGNSIPTAE; this is translated from the exons ATGGACACTGCGGAGGTAATTCTCtctgtgttggtggttgtgattATTATAGTGTCGTTGCTGTCCAACGTCCTGGTGCTGATCTGCTTTCTGTACAACCCGGAGATCCGCAAGCAGGTCCCCGGTCTGTTCAACCTCAACCTTACCTTCTGCAACTTGTTGCTGACCGTGTCCAACATGCCGCTGACTTTGGTGGGACTTGTCAGTAAGGCTCAGCCTGGGGGAGACGGCTTCTGTCAGATCGTTGGCTTCTTGGAGACCTTCCTGTCCACCAACTCCATGCTGAGCATGGCCGCTCTGAGCATCGACAGGTGGATCGCGGTGGTGTTCCCCCTGAGGTACCACTCCAAAATGCGCCACAAAGACGCGGCGTTCGTGCTCGGGTACACGTGGGCGCACTCCATGTCCTTCTCCACGGTGGCCACCTGCCTCTCCTGGGTGGGATACCACCGGCTTTACGCATCTTGCACCCTGTCCAACTCGAGGGCGAGCAGTAGGACGCAGTTTGTTATCTTCACCGTCTTTTTCCACTCCTTCACCTTTCTGCTGTCTTTTATAGTGTTGTGTGTCACATACCTCAAAGTCCTTAAAGTGGCAAGGTTTCACTGTAAGAGGATCGACGTTATTACGATGCAAACtttggtgctgctggtggacatACACCCCAG TGTTCGTCAGCGGTGcctggaggagcagaagaggcgACGCCAGCGAGCCACGAGGAAGATCAGCACCTTCATCGGCACCTTCATGCTCTGCTTTGCTCCCTATGTGATCACAAG GATCGTGGAGTTATTTCCAGCGGTGCCTATCAACTCTCACTGGGGAATTGTCTCCAAATGCTTAGCTTACAGCAAGGCAGCTTGCGACCCCTTTGTGTACTCCCTGCTCCGACACCAGTACAAGAAGACATGCGCTGACATCATCAACAGGCTGCTGAAGCGCAGCTCTTTGAATGCATCAGGGCGTGGGGTTGAGAACCAGGGCAACAGCATACCCACAGCGGAGTGA
- the LOC114451704 gene encoding uncharacterized protein LOC114451704, translating into MLQLGTLFTQLHLSPKASQSAHVKSTTQISALPDFLKHVSKLSGLRKEDIHCNLRIPDQFQTTKNDINIVILTGQGIFCLDVKQWRGNVSAHNQNWHVQVKEEDQNFTNTCIEQIEDPLKAITTKTAKLCSHLKRSGVSVCQSLFFPRVIFLSPDCELDEELRKRRELVSHCQIDDFLRSLKEGYMAWISDALMPSWISGHLSYRQMESVREVLRRVGTWDLVRLHSGEQLKGDYQCCQYIALNRQETDTLEFSRVKTLSTDSLWALLGHAPQVTVKMYKRGSHGWLGKSLNATTIIPSNTYVIFRISGEEADAKIPANTIHSITLSI; encoded by the exons ATGCTCCAGCTTGGAACCCTGTTTACTCAGCTTCATCTCAGCCCCAAAGCTTCACAAAGTGCCCATGTCAAGAGCACAACGCAGATATCTGCGCTGCCTGACTTTTTAAAGCATGTCTC GAAACTCAGTGGGCTGCGAAAGGAAGATATTCACTGCAATCTCCGCATCCCAGACCAGTTTCAGACAACCAAAAATGACATCAACATTGTTATCCTCACAG GTCAGGGGATCTTCTGTTTGGATGTGAAACAATGGAGAGGCAATGTATCTGCCCACAACCAAAACTGGCATGTACAAGTGAAAGAAGAGGACCAAAACTTTACCAATACCTGCATTGAGCAGATTGAAGATCCCCTCAAAGCTATCACG ACCAAGACGGCCAAGTTATGCAGCCATTTGAAGAGGAGCGGAGTGTCTGTATGTCAAAGTCTCTTCTTCCCCAGGgtcatcttcctctctccagACTGTGAGCTGGATGaggagctgaggaagaggagggagctggtctcccattgccagatagatgaCTTCCTTAGATCTTTGAAGGAAGGATACATGGCCTGGATATCAGATGCCCTGATGCCCTCCTGGATCTCTG GTCATCTGTCGTACAGGCAGATGGAGTCAGTGCGGGAGGTTCTGAGGAGGGTGGGAACTTGGGATCTGGTGCGGCTGCACAGTGGCGAGCAGCTGAAAGGAGACTACCAGTGCTGCCAGTACATCGCTCTCAACCGccaggagacagacacactcgAATTTTCCAGAGTCAAGACCCTATCCACTGATTCGCTGTGGGCCCTGCTGGGACACGCTCCTCAG GTAACAGTTAAAATGTATAAGCGTGGATCTCATGGATGGCTGGGTAAATCTCTGAATGCCACCACCATCATCCCTTCTAACACCTATGTGATCTTCAGGATCAGCGGCGAGGAGGCAGATGCCAAAATCCCCGCAAACACCATTCACAGCATCACACTCAGCATCTGA